One genomic window of Streptomonospora nanhaiensis includes the following:
- a CDS encoding alpha/beta fold hydrolase yields the protein MHTVISRDGTPIAYDKTGTGPALVLVSGALMARADFAPYTALLSEHFTVYAHDRRGRGDSGDTAPYDVAREVEDIDAVIEAAGGSAMLLGLSSGAVLALEAAARGSAVTRVALYEPPFIVDDSRAPLPADYVEHLDRLVDQGARGEAVALFLTAAVGLPEEMVAGMRQAPMWPAMEALAHTIAYDGRVMGEAMSGNRLPLHRWESVRIPVFVGIGGASEAFMQDGGKALTALGPHVVTHTFPGQDHGIAPEALAPVVTEFFTAEQPATTA from the coding sequence ATGCACACGGTCATCTCCCGCGACGGCACCCCCATCGCCTACGACAAGACCGGCACGGGCCCGGCGCTCGTCCTGGTCTCCGGTGCCCTCATGGCCCGCGCCGACTTCGCGCCCTACACGGCGCTGCTGTCCGAGCACTTCACCGTCTACGCCCACGACCGGCGCGGCCGGGGCGACAGCGGCGACACCGCGCCCTACGACGTCGCCCGCGAGGTCGAGGACATCGACGCGGTCATCGAGGCCGCCGGAGGCTCGGCGATGCTGCTGGGCCTGTCGTCGGGAGCCGTGCTGGCGCTGGAGGCCGCCGCGCGGGGCAGCGCCGTCACCCGGGTCGCGCTCTACGAGCCGCCCTTCATCGTGGACGACAGCCGGGCCCCGCTGCCCGCCGACTACGTCGAGCACCTGGACCGGCTGGTCGACCAGGGTGCCCGCGGGGAGGCCGTCGCCCTCTTCCTCACCGCGGCGGTGGGCCTCCCCGAGGAGATGGTCGCGGGCATGCGCCAGGCCCCGATGTGGCCGGCCATGGAGGCGCTGGCCCACACCATCGCCTACGACGGCAGGGTGATGGGTGAGGCCATGTCGGGCAACCGGCTGCCGCTGCACCGCTGGGAGTCCGTGCGGATCCCGGTCTTCGTCGGCATCGGCGGGGCCAGCGAGGCGTTCATGCAGGACGGCGGCAAGGCGCTCACCGCGCTGGGGCCGCACGTCGTCACCCACACGTTCCCCGGCCAGGACCACGGCATCGCGCCCGAGGCACTGGCACCCGTGGTCACCGAGTTCTTCACCGCCGAGCAGCCGGCCACCACCGCGTAG
- a CDS encoding zinc-binding dehydrogenase, which produces MTATMRAQRFHKATRQWAIEEVPVPDPGPGEVLVKVAYCGICHSDLSLIDGVFGGPEVPDVITQGHEAAGAIARIGPGVTGWAEGDRVIPAAGRPCGVCEYCRRADFGNCSNILLMAFAYDGAWAEYTVAQAVGLTRVPDSVPLEQAALLADAVSTPFGAVVRTGRVGIGEAVGVWGVGGVGTHIVQLARLVGANPIVAFDLDEEIRGRAIAVGADFAFDSRDPDVKAKVAEVTKGHLLDVAFDAVGIKATFEQGLDLLTAGGRIVGVGLSAQEVSLGTTAAFGVSRKQALGHLGYKNEDIGTLVDLVAAGRLDLSRSISGVVGLDDLGEGIRRLHEHEGNPIRILVRP; this is translated from the coding sequence ATGACCGCGACCATGCGCGCGCAGCGGTTCCACAAGGCCACCCGGCAGTGGGCGATCGAGGAGGTGCCGGTTCCCGACCCCGGGCCCGGCGAGGTCCTGGTGAAGGTGGCGTACTGCGGCATCTGCCATTCCGACCTCAGCCTGATCGACGGTGTTTTCGGCGGGCCGGAGGTCCCCGACGTCATCACCCAGGGGCACGAGGCGGCGGGCGCCATCGCCCGTATCGGACCGGGTGTCACCGGATGGGCCGAGGGCGACCGCGTCATTCCCGCCGCCGGCCGGCCGTGCGGTGTCTGCGAGTACTGCCGCCGGGCCGACTTCGGGAACTGCTCAAACATCCTGCTGATGGCGTTCGCCTATGACGGCGCGTGGGCCGAGTACACCGTCGCCCAGGCTGTCGGCCTCACCCGGGTGCCCGATTCGGTGCCTCTGGAGCAGGCCGCGCTCCTGGCCGACGCCGTGTCCACGCCCTTCGGCGCGGTGGTGCGCACCGGCAGGGTCGGCATCGGCGAGGCGGTGGGCGTGTGGGGTGTGGGCGGGGTCGGCACCCACATCGTCCAGCTCGCGCGCCTGGTTGGCGCCAACCCCATCGTCGCGTTCGACCTGGACGAGGAGATCCGTGGCCGCGCGATCGCCGTGGGCGCGGACTTCGCCTTCGACTCCCGCGACCCCGACGTCAAGGCCAAGGTCGCCGAGGTCACCAAGGGCCACCTGCTCGACGTCGCCTTCGACGCGGTGGGCATCAAGGCCACGTTCGAGCAGGGCCTGGACCTGCTCACCGCCGGCGGGCGGATCGTCGGTGTGGGGCTCAGCGCCCAGGAGGTCTCCCTCGGGACCACGGCGGCGTTCGGCGTCTCCCGCAAGCAGGCGCTCGGCCACCTGGGCTACAAGAACGAGGACATCGGCACGCTGGTCGACCTGGTGGCCGCCGGGCGGCTGGACCTGTCGCGGTCGATCAGCGGTGTGGTGGGCCTGGACGACCTCGGCGAGGGCATCCGCCGCCTGCACGAGCACGAGGGCAATCCGATCCGCATCCTCGTCCGGCCCTGA
- a CDS encoding HAD family hydrolase, which translates to MADGPTAPALGGVLFDVVETLMDVRPLRQRFIDIGQPPELMQPWFLRAQRDAFALALSGRPTPFPDAMRHAMRVETRGAVTDEEIDHVVSGFGDMPAHPDAEPAIRRFAEAGVPMGFLTVGGRDATERFLERTGWDRYISRVVTAADEGVWKPAPALYHIAAESLGVPAARTALVAVHAWDCHGAKQAGLLAGWCGRLESVYGDVFTPADAVGDDLVAVAEGLLRLGR; encoded by the coding sequence ATGGCCGACGGCCCCACCGCTCCCGCCCTCGGCGGCGTGCTGTTCGACGTCGTCGAGACCCTCATGGACGTGCGCCCGCTGCGGCAGCGCTTCATCGACATCGGCCAACCCCCCGAGCTGATGCAGCCCTGGTTCCTGCGCGCGCAGCGCGACGCCTTCGCTTTGGCGCTGAGCGGGCGGCCCACGCCCTTCCCCGACGCGATGCGGCACGCCATGCGCGTCGAGACCCGGGGCGCGGTCACCGACGAGGAGATCGACCACGTCGTCAGCGGGTTCGGCGACATGCCCGCCCACCCCGACGCCGAGCCCGCCATCCGGCGGTTCGCGGAGGCGGGCGTGCCCATGGGGTTCCTCACCGTGGGCGGGCGCGACGCGACCGAGCGGTTCCTGGAGCGCACCGGATGGGACCGCTACATCAGCCGCGTCGTCACCGCCGCCGACGAAGGCGTCTGGAAGCCCGCGCCCGCGCTGTACCACATCGCCGCCGAGTCCCTGGGGGTGCCGGCCGCGCGCACCGCGCTGGTCGCCGTGCACGCCTGGGACTGCCACGGCGCCAAGCAGGCGGGCCTGCTCGCCGGCTGGTGCGGTCGGCTGGAGTCCGTCTACGGCGACGTCTTCACCCCGGCCGACGCCGTGGGCGACGACCTCGTGGCGGTCGCCGAAGGGCTGCTGCGGCTGGGCCGCTGA
- a CDS encoding response regulator: MSAPTRVLVSDDQVLIRTGLTTIIDAQPDMEVVGECGDGQAAVELAERLRPDVVVMDVRMPVLDGIEATRRLAGAGVADPVKVLVVTTFNLDEYVYEALRAGASGFLLKDAPPSQLLHGIRTVATGAALLDPEVTRRLVGTYAARIRPAGGAARDIPLTPRELEVLCLVAEGLSNSEIAARLVISQETVKTFVSRILTKLDLRDRVQAVVYAYRHGLVT; this comes from the coding sequence GTGAGCGCGCCGACCCGGGTGCTGGTCAGCGACGACCAGGTGCTGATCCGCACCGGCCTGACCACCATCATCGACGCCCAGCCCGACATGGAGGTGGTGGGCGAGTGCGGCGACGGCCAGGCGGCGGTCGAGCTGGCCGAGCGGCTGCGCCCCGACGTCGTGGTGATGGACGTCCGCATGCCGGTGCTCGACGGCATCGAGGCGACCCGCCGCCTGGCCGGGGCCGGGGTGGCCGATCCCGTCAAGGTGCTCGTGGTGACGACGTTCAACCTGGACGAGTACGTCTACGAGGCCCTGCGCGCGGGCGCCAGCGGGTTCCTGCTCAAGGACGCGCCGCCGAGCCAGCTGCTGCACGGGATCCGGACCGTGGCCACGGGCGCGGCCCTGCTGGACCCCGAGGTGACCCGCCGGCTCGTGGGCACCTACGCGGCCCGGATCCGGCCCGCGGGGGGCGCGGCGCGGGACATCCCGCTGACCCCCCGCGAGCTGGAGGTGCTGTGCCTGGTCGCCGAGGGGCTCTCCAACAGCGAGATCGCGGCGCGGCTGGTGATCAGCCAGGAGACGGTGAAGACGTTCGTGTCGCGCATCCTCACCAAGCTGGACCTGCGCGACCGCGTCCAGGCGGTCGTCTACGCCTACCGCCACGGCCTGGTCACCTGA
- a CDS encoding sensor histidine kinase produces the protein MTTRRRLTGLWRRFGAEAWLLPLLGAALSVASLVPSLQGEGTMLGGVPDRPFDALALVAIGLQGLPLALCRRWPIAALALVALGFVVDQLLGYHTVAGTALPLALGAAAFYAERHRRATAAVGTVGYVVLALALSQVGAGESIAGWIAFYGALALSWGVGAWLRAVRIADAERRRRVAEETRTAERTRIARELHDVVTHHVTAMVVQAEAARYLTAAPERLDQTLDAITDTGRRAVTDLRHLLDLLNPDHGTGARTPPVGRVLTLVEQTRRSGQPVEFTEEGTPAASTGSADLVAFRIVQEGLTNALKYAHGARTSVRLRHGEGEITVEVETDGEGTAPGFAEGSGRGLAGLRERVEVLGGEFSAGPRAEGGFLVRGRIPAKGAA, from the coding sequence GTGACCACTCGACGGCGGCTCACCGGGCTGTGGCGGCGGTTCGGCGCCGAGGCGTGGCTGCTCCCGCTCCTCGGCGCGGCCCTCTCCGTCGCCTCCCTCGTGCCCTCCCTCCAGGGTGAGGGCACCATGCTGGGCGGCGTGCCCGACCGCCCCTTCGACGCGCTGGCGCTCGTGGCGATCGGCCTCCAGGGCCTGCCCCTCGCGCTGTGCAGGCGGTGGCCGATCGCCGCGCTCGCCCTGGTGGCGCTGGGCTTCGTGGTCGACCAGCTCCTCGGATACCACACGGTCGCCGGCACCGCGCTGCCGCTGGCGCTGGGGGCCGCCGCCTTCTACGCCGAGCGGCACCGCCGCGCCACCGCCGCCGTGGGCACCGTCGGGTACGTGGTGCTGGCCCTGGCCCTGTCCCAGGTGGGGGCGGGCGAGTCCATCGCCGGGTGGATCGCCTTCTACGGGGCGCTGGCGCTGTCCTGGGGTGTCGGCGCGTGGCTGCGCGCCGTGCGGATCGCCGACGCCGAGCGCCGCCGCCGCGTCGCCGAGGAGACCCGCACCGCCGAGCGCACCCGCATCGCCCGCGAGCTGCACGACGTGGTCACCCACCACGTGACGGCGATGGTGGTGCAGGCCGAGGCGGCGCGCTACCTGACCGCGGCGCCCGAGCGCCTCGACCAGACCCTGGACGCCATCACCGACACCGGCCGGCGCGCGGTCACCGACCTGCGCCACCTGCTGGACCTGCTCAACCCCGACCACGGGACCGGGGCCAGGACGCCGCCGGTCGGCCGGGTGCTGACGCTGGTGGAGCAGACCCGCCGGTCGGGGCAGCCCGTGGAGTTCACCGAGGAGGGCACCCCGGCGGCCTCGACCGGGAGCGCGGACCTCGTGGCCTTCCGGATCGTGCAGGAGGGCCTGACCAACGCGCTCAAGTACGCTCACGGGGCCCGCACCTCGGTGCGGCTGCGCCACGGCGAAGGGGAGATCACGGTGGAGGTCGAGACGGACGGGGAAGGCACCGCGCCCGGGTTCGCCGAGGGCAGCGGCAGGGGCCTGGCCGGCCTGCGCGAACGGGTCGAGGTCCTGGGCGGGGAGTTCAGCGCGGGGCCCCGGGCCGAGGGCGGCTTCCTGGTGCGGGGGCGCATCCCCGCCAAGGGCGCGGCGTGA
- a CDS encoding CPBP family intramembrane glutamic endopeptidase, translated as MRLVWQLLAVAAVGMIGGQVAMGLEGNWLATLVVGLLAAALTLLVYWGVVRLTERRPVTEVVGKGSVSGLLIGLVAGIALFAMVIVNIYFLGHYQINGLGTVVGAIGLIGFMAAAAVTEEVLFRGVLFRVIEGWAGTWITLVLTSVLFGLMHLPNAGATAVGIGAAVIAGAMFAAAYAATRNLWLPIGLHFGWNYAASAIFSTEVSGAGTPTGLLDTTITGPAMLTGGSFGPEASPYSIVFCFLTALVFLWLAHRRGRLVPLRKGAKRVESGTTLPQ; from the coding sequence ATGAGACTGGTGTGGCAGTTGCTGGCCGTCGCGGCCGTCGGCATGATCGGCGGCCAGGTGGCGATGGGATTGGAGGGCAACTGGCTGGCGACACTGGTCGTGGGCCTGCTCGCCGCGGCCCTGACCCTGCTGGTCTACTGGGGCGTGGTGCGGCTGACCGAGCGCCGCCCGGTCACCGAGGTCGTCGGCAAGGGCTCGGTGAGCGGGCTGCTGATCGGGCTGGTCGCCGGGATCGCGCTCTTCGCGATGGTGATCGTCAACATCTACTTCCTCGGCCACTACCAGATCAACGGCCTGGGCACCGTAGTCGGCGCGATCGGCCTGATCGGTTTCATGGCCGCGGCGGCCGTCACCGAGGAGGTGCTGTTCCGCGGTGTGCTGTTCCGCGTCATCGAGGGGTGGGCGGGCACCTGGATCACCCTGGTGCTGACCAGCGTGCTGTTCGGCCTGATGCACCTGCCCAACGCCGGCGCCACCGCCGTGGGGATCGGCGCCGCCGTCATCGCCGGCGCCATGTTCGCCGCCGCCTACGCCGCCACCCGCAACCTGTGGCTGCCCATCGGCCTCCACTTCGGCTGGAACTACGCGGCCTCGGCGATCTTCAGCACCGAGGTCTCGGGCGCCGGCACCCCCACCGGCCTGCTGGACACCACCATCACCGGCCCCGCGATGCTCACCGGCGGCTCGTTCGGCCCGGAGGCCAGCCCTTACTCGATCGTGTTCTGCTTCCTGACGGCGCTGGTGTTCCTGTGGCTGGCCCACCGACGCGGCCGCCTGGTGCCCCTCCGCAAGGGCGCCAAGCGGGTCGAGTCCGGCACTACACTTCCCCAGTGA
- a CDS encoding SixA phosphatase family protein, with protein sequence MTRRLIVLRHAQADALVGGPDHARTLTASGRDQARAAGARIAAAGLRPEHVLCSTAARTRQTLELAVRAFDPPPAVEYDDALYSADVHTVLDLVSRTDPAVGTLLVVGHNPTMAQLAGAFMADDPLTGFPPAATAVIDLEVEWLYAAPGTGTARLLA encoded by the coding sequence ATGACCAGGCGGCTGATCGTGCTCCGGCACGCCCAGGCCGACGCGCTCGTCGGCGGCCCCGACCACGCCCGCACGCTCACCGCCTCCGGCCGCGACCAGGCCCGCGCCGCCGGCGCCCGGATCGCGGCGGCCGGCCTGCGCCCCGAGCACGTCCTGTGCTCCACGGCGGCGCGCACCCGCCAGACCCTGGAACTGGCCGTGCGGGCGTTCGACCCGCCGCCCGCCGTCGAGTACGACGACGCGCTCTACAGCGCCGACGTGCACACGGTGCTCGACCTGGTCTCGCGTACCGACCCCGCCGTGGGGACGCTGCTGGTGGTCGGGCACAACCCCACCATGGCGCAGTTGGCCGGGGCGTTCATGGCCGACGATCCGCTGACCGGGTTTCCCCCGGCCGCAACCGCCGTGATCGACCTTGAGGTGGAGTGGCTGTACGCGGCGCCCGGGACGGGCACCGCGCGCCTGCTCGCCTAG
- a CDS encoding sodium-translocating pyrophosphatase: MNLTLVVVVLVVALLALAVAGWLVREVLAAGQGTERMQNIALAVQEGAAAYLKRQFRTLAVFVVVIPLLLLLLPADDIGVRVGRSVFFALGAGFSALTGFIGMWLAVRGNVRVAAAAREGGEGGEHAAMRIAFRTGGVAGMFTVGLGLAGAAIVVLLYRGDAPTVLEGFGFGAALLAMFMRVGGGIFTKAADVGADLVGKVEQGIPEDDPRNAATIADNVGDNVGDCAGMAADLFESYAVVLVASLILGRVAFGVEGLVFPLLVPMIGVITAIIGIFLVAPRSSDKSAMSAINRGFFISAVISAVLVTATAFAYLPASFADLTGAGAEIRDLDGDPRILAVGAVLIGLILAAAIQLLTGYFTETDRRPVREIGESSETGAATVILSGISVGLESAVYSAVLIAGAVYAAFLLGSASITLSLFAVALAGTGLLTTVGVIVAMDTFGPVSDNAQGIAEMSGDVEGTGADVLTSLDAVGNTTKAITKGIAIATAVLAATALFGAFRTAVEEALRAAGENADTFSLSIDEPNVLVGVIIGAAVVFLFSGLAVMAVGRAAGRVVVEVREQFRTRPGIMDGTEKPEYARVVDICTRDSLRELVTPGLLAVLTPIAVGFALGYAPLGAFLGGAIAAGALMAVFLANSGGAWDNAKKLVEDGHHGGKGSEAHEATVIGDTVGDPFKDTAGPAINPLLKVMNLVALIIAPSVVMYASNVPLRLGVAALALALIVGAIVWSKRRGGDSGPGDRVGQTRTDPEVGSAAPPAADPVVPDPVHNGGNPGRKAEARTAEAGGEG; the protein is encoded by the coding sequence ATGAACCTCACGCTGGTCGTCGTGGTGCTGGTGGTCGCGCTCCTCGCGCTCGCCGTCGCCGGATGGCTGGTCCGCGAGGTTCTCGCCGCCGGTCAGGGCACCGAGCGGATGCAGAACATCGCGCTGGCCGTGCAGGAGGGCGCGGCCGCCTACCTCAAGCGGCAGTTCCGCACCCTCGCCGTGTTCGTCGTCGTCATCCCCCTGCTGCTTCTGCTGCTGCCCGCCGACGACATCGGCGTGCGCGTCGGGCGGTCCGTGTTCTTCGCACTCGGCGCCGGCTTCTCCGCCCTGACCGGCTTCATCGGCATGTGGCTCGCGGTCCGCGGCAACGTCCGTGTCGCGGCCGCCGCCCGCGAAGGCGGTGAGGGCGGCGAACACGCCGCGATGCGCATCGCCTTCCGCACCGGCGGTGTCGCCGGCATGTTCACCGTCGGCCTCGGCCTGGCCGGCGCCGCCATCGTCGTCCTGCTCTACCGGGGCGACGCGCCCACGGTCCTGGAGGGCTTCGGCTTCGGCGCCGCCCTGCTGGCGATGTTCATGCGGGTCGGCGGCGGCATCTTCACCAAGGCCGCCGACGTCGGCGCCGACCTCGTGGGCAAGGTCGAGCAGGGCATCCCCGAGGACGACCCCCGCAACGCCGCCACCATCGCCGACAACGTGGGCGACAACGTCGGCGACTGCGCGGGCATGGCGGCCGACCTGTTCGAGTCCTACGCCGTGGTCCTGGTTGCCTCGCTCATCCTGGGCCGCGTCGCCTTCGGCGTCGAGGGCCTGGTCTTCCCGCTCCTGGTCCCGATGATCGGGGTCATCACCGCCATCATCGGCATCTTCCTGGTGGCGCCCCGCTCCAGCGACAAGAGCGCGATGTCGGCCATCAACCGCGGCTTCTTCATCTCCGCGGTCATCTCGGCCGTGCTGGTCACCGCCACCGCGTTCGCCTACCTGCCGGCGAGCTTCGCCGACCTGACCGGCGCGGGCGCCGAGATCCGCGATCTCGACGGCGACCCGCGGATACTCGCGGTCGGCGCCGTGCTCATCGGCCTCATCCTGGCCGCCGCCATCCAGCTCCTCACCGGCTACTTCACCGAGACCGACCGCCGCCCGGTCCGGGAGATCGGCGAGAGCTCCGAGACCGGCGCGGCCACCGTCATCCTCTCCGGCATCTCGGTGGGCCTGGAGTCGGCCGTCTACTCCGCCGTCCTCATCGCCGGCGCGGTCTACGCGGCGTTCCTGCTGGGCAGCGCCTCGATCACGCTCAGCCTCTTCGCCGTGGCGCTGGCCGGCACCGGCCTGCTCACCACCGTCGGCGTCATCGTGGCGATGGACACCTTCGGGCCCGTCTCCGACAACGCCCAGGGCATCGCCGAGATGTCCGGCGACGTCGAGGGCACCGGCGCCGACGTCCTCACCAGTCTCGACGCGGTCGGCAACACCACCAAGGCGATCACCAAGGGCATCGCGATCGCCACGGCGGTCCTCGCCGCCACCGCGCTGTTCGGCGCCTTCCGCACCGCCGTCGAGGAGGCGCTGCGGGCCGCCGGCGAGAACGCCGACACCTTCAGCCTGTCCATCGACGAGCCCAACGTCCTCGTCGGCGTCATCATCGGCGCCGCGGTGGTGTTCCTCTTCTCGGGCCTGGCGGTCATGGCCGTGGGCCGCGCCGCCGGACGGGTCGTGGTCGAGGTGCGCGAGCAGTTCCGCACCCGGCCCGGGATCATGGACGGCACCGAGAAGCCCGAGTACGCCCGCGTGGTGGACATCTGCACCCGCGACTCCCTGCGCGAACTCGTGACCCCCGGCCTGCTCGCGGTCCTCACCCCCATCGCGGTGGGCTTCGCCCTGGGCTACGCGCCGCTGGGCGCGTTCCTCGGCGGCGCCATCGCCGCGGGCGCGCTGATGGCGGTGTTCCTCGCCAACTCCGGCGGCGCCTGGGACAACGCCAAGAAGCTCGTCGAGGACGGCCACCACGGCGGCAAGGGGTCGGAGGCCCACGAGGCCACCGTCATCGGCGACACCGTCGGCGACCCGTTCAAGGACACCGCCGGCCCGGCCATCAACCCGCTGCTCAAGGTCATGAACCTCGTCGCGCTCATCATCGCGCCCAGCGTCGTGATGTACGCGAGCAACGTCCCGCTGCGGCTGGGCGTGGCCGCGCTGGCCCTGGCGCTGATCGTCGGCGCGATCGTGTGGTCCAAGCGCCGCGGCGGCGACTCCGGCCCCGGCGACCGGGTCGGGCAGACCCGGACCGACCCCGAGGTCGGCTCCGCCGCACCGCCCGCCGCGGACCCCGTGGTCCCCGACCCCGTGCACAACGGCGGCAACCCCGGCCGCAAGGCCGAGGCCCGCACCGCCGAAGCCGGCGGCGAGGGCTGA
- a CDS encoding DUF309 domain-containing protein → MSDPGDSARTERDRDPQGRAQNQRPRDRYGRPLEHGQEGVPRVPDDAVFTPEEGLTEAQRLLDEGYAFHAHEVLEAVWKSAEEPERELWRGLAQIAVGLTHAQRGNLVGAGRLLRRGAERVVAYGPQAPHGVDAVGAAAFARSVADRLDGLDAMEGEERVSSAADPEGPDTPDRPGDPGAPAAPDDRAATERADSPVGPDIAQDALRIDTSGLRLRRDDVR, encoded by the coding sequence ATGAGCGACCCAGGCGACTCCGCCAGGACCGAGCGCGACCGCGACCCGCAGGGCCGGGCGCAGAACCAGCGCCCGCGCGACCGCTACGGCCGCCCTCTGGAGCACGGCCAGGAGGGCGTGCCCCGCGTGCCCGACGACGCCGTGTTCACCCCCGAGGAGGGCCTGACCGAGGCCCAGCGGCTGCTCGACGAGGGCTACGCCTTCCACGCCCACGAGGTCCTGGAGGCCGTCTGGAAGTCGGCCGAGGAGCCCGAGCGGGAGCTGTGGCGCGGCCTGGCCCAGATCGCCGTCGGACTCACCCACGCCCAGCGCGGCAACCTCGTCGGCGCCGGCCGGCTGCTGCGGCGCGGTGCCGAGCGCGTCGTGGCCTACGGGCCGCAGGCGCCGCACGGGGTCGACGCCGTGGGCGCGGCGGCCTTCGCGCGCTCCGTCGCCGACCGGCTGGACGGGCTGGACGCCATGGAGGGCGAGGAGCGCGTCAGCTCGGCCGCCGATCCCGAGGGCCCCGACACCCCCGACCGACCCGGCGACCCCGGCGCGCCGGCCGCGCCCGACGACCGCGCCGCCACCGAGCGCGCCGACAGCCCGGTGGGCCCCGACATCGCCCAGGACGCCCTGCGCATCGACACCAGCGGGCTGCGGCTGCGGCGCGACGACGTGCGTTAG
- a CDS encoding alpha/beta fold hydrolase: MTEESAVLIDGPWTHRTVSAAGTRFHIAECGEGPLVLLLHGFPQFWWAWHEQMTALAGAGYRVVALDQRGYGASDKPPRGYDLITLASDAAGLIRALGEADAAVVGHAGGGLLAWTMAVYFPQTVRRLAVLSMPHPRRLREAVLTGGQGWAGRHVAGFQVPVVPERRLVADDARHVADMLRAWSRPGWPDPQTERHLRDAMRIPGVAHCSLEFHRWLVRSQFRPDGHRYMRRMRRPITVPTLHLHGALDPVLLPATARGSGRYVDAPYRWRLIEGAGHFPHQERPRRVNDVLTGWLADTEPDD; the protein is encoded by the coding sequence GTGACTGAGGAGTCGGCCGTCCTCATCGACGGCCCCTGGACCCACCGGACGGTCAGCGCGGCCGGCACGCGGTTCCACATCGCCGAGTGCGGCGAGGGCCCGCTCGTCCTGCTCCTGCACGGCTTCCCCCAGTTCTGGTGGGCCTGGCACGAGCAGATGACCGCCCTGGCCGGCGCCGGCTACCGCGTCGTCGCGCTCGACCAGCGCGGCTACGGAGCCAGCGACAAGCCCCCGCGCGGCTACGACCTCATCACCCTGGCCTCCGACGCCGCCGGACTCATCCGCGCCCTGGGCGAGGCCGACGCCGCCGTCGTTGGCCACGCCGGCGGCGGCCTGCTCGCCTGGACCATGGCGGTCTACTTCCCCCAGACCGTGCGCCGCCTGGCGGTGCTGTCCATGCCCCACCCCCGGCGGCTGCGCGAGGCCGTCCTCACCGGCGGCCAGGGCTGGGCCGGCCGGCACGTCGCCGGCTTCCAGGTGCCCGTGGTCCCCGAGCGCCGGCTGGTCGCCGACGACGCCCGGCACGTCGCCGACATGCTGCGCGCCTGGTCGCGCCCGGGCTGGCCCGACCCCCAAACCGAGCGGCACCTGCGCGACGCCATGCGAATCCCCGGCGTGGCGCACTGCTCCCTGGAGTTCCACCGCTGGCTGGTCCGCTCCCAGTTCCGCCCCGACGGCCACCGCTACATGCGCCGGATGCGCCGCCCCATCACCGTGCCCACCCTCCACCTGCACGGCGCGCTCGACCCCGTGCTGCTGCCCGCCACCGCGCGCGGCTCGGGCCGCTACGTCGACGCCCCCTACCGGTGGCGCCTCATCGAGGGCGCCGGGCACTTCCCCCACCAGGAGCGCCCCCGGCGGGTCAACGACGTGCTCACCGGCTGGCTGGCCGACACCGAGCCCGACGACTGA
- a CDS encoding phage holin family protein — MPEPQPGGKEPVEFDAAEHSLNELVSEAGGLIPRLVRLEIELAKAELARDVKKIAQGSGLFAVAAVLGHMMLILLLITAALGIMALGLPAWLSFLIVTVAVLLVVLLLGFLGLRQFRQRQGLPRTSATIANSMSVFQRGRRTAGE; from the coding sequence ATGCCCGAGCCTCAGCCGGGCGGCAAGGAGCCTGTGGAGTTCGACGCCGCCGAGCACTCGCTCAACGAACTCGTCTCCGAGGCCGGAGGGCTCATCCCCCGCCTGGTCCGCCTGGAGATCGAACTGGCCAAGGCCGAACTCGCGCGCGACGTCAAGAAGATCGCCCAGGGATCGGGCCTCTTCGCCGTCGCGGCCGTCCTCGGCCACATGATGCTGATCCTGCTCCTCATCACCGCCGCCCTGGGGATCATGGCGCTGGGCCTGCCCGCCTGGCTCTCCTTCCTGATCGTCACGGTCGCCGTGCTGCTGGTGGTGCTCCTCCTCGGCTTCCTGGGCCTGCGCCAGTTCCGCCAGCGCCAGGGCCTGCCCCGCACCAGCGCCACCATCGCCAACAGCATGTCGGTGTTCCAGCGCGGTCGGCGGACCGCCGGCGAGTGA